The following proteins come from a genomic window of Gemmatimonadota bacterium:
- the larA gene encoding nickel-dependent lactate racemase, with amino-acid sequence MKQIDIPFGRGAVSVCADPKLAHWDVIRPSFEPALEDPKRLFHKAVRHPLGTKPLKEIVKPSDRVVIATSDGTRPVPNKQLIPWLLEELPVSPDQVTVLIGTGTHRPNTKREIVEMFGKEMVRRVRIVNHDAFSETQNERVGKTADETTVFLNREYLNADRRIALGFIEPHFFAGFSGGPKAVAPGVASIETIFRLHRAELIADPNSTWGVLHENPLHREIRECVALCPPDFLLNVTLNAEKKISGYYAGDLTLAHTKGCADVKASAMVPVETPFPLVVTSNSGFPLDQNLYQTVKGISAAARIVTDGGTILVASACSDGVPDHGNFAALMREGHTPADVIESVYAREPILDQWQAQILSGILDRVNVKVYTEMDSDEVRACKLQVIPDLNKAIHEHLESRDARVAVLPDGPLAIPYL; translated from the coding sequence ATGAAACAAATCGACATACCTTTTGGCCGGGGAGCCGTATCTGTTTGTGCAGACCCCAAACTCGCGCACTGGGATGTAATCCGCCCCTCATTTGAACCAGCACTGGAAGACCCCAAACGCCTATTTCACAAAGCCGTGCGCCACCCCCTCGGGACAAAACCACTCAAAGAAATAGTCAAACCTTCAGACCGGGTCGTAATCGCAACATCCGACGGCACCCGCCCCGTCCCCAACAAACAACTGATCCCATGGCTACTCGAAGAATTGCCCGTATCCCCCGACCAGGTAACCGTATTAATCGGCACGGGCACGCACAGGCCAAATACAAAGCGCGAAATTGTCGAAATGTTTGGCAAAGAGATGGTTCGCCGCGTACGCATTGTCAATCACGATGCATTTAGCGAAACGCAAAACGAACGGGTGGGCAAAACTGCGGATGAAACAACTGTATTTTTGAACCGGGAATACCTCAACGCAGACAGACGCATCGCCCTCGGATTTATCGAACCGCACTTCTTTGCGGGCTTCTCGGGCGGACCAAAAGCCGTCGCGCCCGGCGTGGCGAGTATTGAAACCATTTTCCGACTACATCGCGCCGAACTGATCGCCGACCCAAACAGCACCTGGGGCGTACTCCACGAAAACCCACTACACCGGGAAATTCGCGAATGCGTCGCGCTATGTCCCCCGGATTTTCTGCTCAATGTAACACTCAACGCAGAAAAGAAAATCTCGGGATATTACGCGGGCGACCTCACCCTGGCCCATACAAAGGGATGCGCCGATGTAAAAGCCTCGGCAATGGTCCCTGTCGAAACACCCTTCCCGCTGGTCGTAACATCCAACAGCGGCTTTCCCCTGGATCAAAATCTGTATCAAACCGTAAAAGGCATCTCAGCCGCAGCGCGTATAGTAACCGATGGCGGCACAATCCTCGTAGCCAGTGCGTGCAGCGATGGCGTACCCGACCACGGCAATTTTGCGGCATTGATGCGCGAAGGCCACACACCTGCAGACGTGATAGAATCGGTCTATGCGCGCGAACCGATCCTCGACCAGTGGCAGGCGCAAATTCTATCGGGCATCTTAGACCGCGTAAACGTAAAAGTCTATACCGAGATGGACAGCGATGAAGTTCGCGCCTGCAAACTACAGGTCATACCCGACCTCAACAAAGCGATACATGAGCACCTGGAATCCCGGGATGCCCGCGTAGCCGTATTGCCCGATGGCCCACTTGCAATTCCCTACCTGTA